The genome window CGCCCACCCAGAACATCGCCGGAGCTTTCCCCGGCGGAGAGGAAAACCCTGAGCGGACGATCAATGCCGGGGTTCATTTCGGGCTGTCCCGCGTCACCGCGACCAGAAACAGGCCGGCGGCATTTGCGCGCCTGATCGTTTCGTCGCGCGATACGATCAGGCTCCGTTCAGCCTCGATGGCAATCCCCGACAGGCCGGCTTCCTGGGCCTGGTCGATTGTATCTGGTCCTATCGTCGGCAGGTCCGCCCGGCCGGTTTGCTCCGGCTTGCTCATCTTGACCAGAACCGGACCGTCACAGTCTCGGCGCAAGGGGCCACATCGGGCCAACAGGGCAGCGGTCCCTTCGATCGCTTCTATTCCAAGGACAAGTCCGTTTTGAATGACGGTGGCCTGTCCCACGTCCTGCGGCGCCAAGGCGTCGAGCACATCGATGCCCCGTCGGATGTCGGCATCGGCGTGATCCGGCAAGGCGACATCCCCGATCTGTCCGGCCCGTGGCTTATGGCTGTTCAGGAATTCGTCGACCGCATGAACCCGAAAGCCCTCATGCTCCTCCAGATACCTGATGACGGATCGAAGCAGCCCGTCGTCCCCCAGTCTGAAGAGACCCTTTCCCAGTATTTTGGCCGCCGTGGCATCCAGACTGAGTTCCTTGAAGGACGGTCGACGCACCCCGCCAGCAAAAACGATATCCTGGACCTTCTGTTCGCGAACGAGGGATATAGCTTCCGCGGCCGCGCCCAGTCGGATCATGAATGTCGGGAATCGATCTTCGAACAGCGTTGAATCGCCCTGATCGCGCAGGACGAAAACATGAACCTTGATGCCGTTTTCGGCGGCCGCCTCGGCTATCTCGAGGGGTAGTTTGCCGCTTCCAGCGATAACACCCAGTCTTTCGATCGACGACATTGCGGTGGTTCCGCTTCGAAGGGGGCGCTGTTCGCTATTCGCCCGATCCCAAAGAGCGCGGCTGGGTCAGGCCCCGGCTGGATTGCGCGCGAACGAATTCGAGAATCTGGTGTACGGCCTCTTCCTCGCCGAAGACTTCGCTGACGTCGTCGACGCGTTCCTTGATCGTCCCCTCATCCGCAAAGAGCATCCGATAGGCGGAGCGCATGCGGTGAATCGTTTCCTTGTCGAAGCCCCGCCGCTTCAGTCCGACAATGTTCAAACCGCAGAGACTGGCCCGGTCGCCCATGACGGATCCGTAAGGAATTACGTCATGCTCAACGCCGGACATGCCGCCGATCATGGCGTGCGGGCCGATCCGGACAAACTGATGGACGGCGGAGAGCCCGCCGACGATGGCGAAGTCGCCCAATGTGACATGACCGGCCAGGGTGGCATTGTTGGCCAGGATGACATGGTTGCCCACCATGCAATCATGCGCCACATGGGATCCGACCATGAACAGACAATCGTTGCCTACCCTGGTCAGCGCGCCGCCGCCTTCCGTGCCGGGATTCATGGTCACATATTCACGAATTTTCGTGCGTGCGCCGATCTCCAGGCGGGTCTTTTCGCCACGATACTTTAGGTCCTGAGGCGCAAGGCCAAGGCTCGCGAAGGGAAATATTTCAGTACCTTCGCCGATTGACGTATCGCCATCAATGACGACATGGGACCGGAGTACGACATTCTCGCCCAGTTCGACGTCGGGGCCGACCGTGCAGAATGGACCGATCGATACAGAATCCGCCAGCGTTGCGCGTGGATCGACGACTGATGTGGGATGAATTTCCGCCATTCAGGGCCTGTCGCGAATCATGGCGGCGAAGGTCGCTTCGGCACAGAGCTTTCCGTCGACAAAGGCCTCGCCCCGGAATTTCCATACCTGGCCGCGGTTCTGCTTCTTGGTAACATGCACTTCCATATAGTCGCCGGGCTCGACAGGTCGGCGGAATTTCGCCTCTTCGACCGACATGAAGTACACCAACTTGCCCTCGGATTCGGGGCCGAGGCTGGTCACCACCATGACACCGGCGGTCTGTGCCATGCTTTCAATAATCAGCACGCCCGGCATGACTGGCTTACCGGGGAAATGGCCCTGGAAATGCGGCTCCCCCATCGAAACGCACTTGATTCCGACAGCGCTTTCGAAAGGGATGACTTCGCGAACCTTGTCGATCATCAGGAACGGAAACCGGTGAGGAATCCGGTCCATGACCCGCATGATATCGATATTCTTGGTATAGTCTTCTTGCGTTTCGCTCATGGCTCGCTCGTCTTAGTCTTTATCAACCTTACCGGTCGCGGCGGCTTTGCTGAGGACTGCGTGCTGTCGCAGCCATTGCCGAACCGGTACGGCCGGTAGACCGCCGACCCTGTTCCCCGGTTCGACGTCGCGAATTACGCCCGCCTTGGCGGCAATCTGCGCGCCGGAATGCATTGTCAGATGCCCCGCGATTCCTGACTGTGCGCCGCATGCAACGAAATCCTGTAGCACGGTGCTTCCCGCGATCCCGACTTGTGCCGCGACGACACAGCCACGTCCCAAACGGACGTTGTGCCCGATCTGTACGAGATTATCAATCTTGCACCCGTCGCCGATAACCGTATCGGGGCCCATGCCCCGGTCGACGGTCGAGTTGGCTCCGATTTCAACGTAACTGCCAATCTTGACCGTTCCCAATTGGGGGATGTCCAGATGGCCCTGTGGACTCATGGCGAAACCAAATCCACGGGTTCCGATCCGGACGCCCGGATGAATTCTGTTGTGGTCACCCAGATCGGCATAGCCGACATAGGCGTTTGCGCCAATCCAGGTTCCCTTCCCTATGACAACGCCACGATCAATGACCGCATTGGGCCCCAACCACACACCGTCGCCAAGTACCACATTGTCGCCGACTACCGCGCCAGCGTCGATGCGCAGGTCCCGACCTAGAGTCGCGCTGTCCGAAATGGCCGCCGTTTCGTGAATCGCCGGTTCCGGGGACGGCTCCGGATAGAAGAGTTGGGAGACTTGGGCGAAGGCATAATACGGATCGCGATGAACCAGTCCGACACAGCCATCCGGAAGTCGGCTGGCGTATTGTGGCTGAATAAGGACTGCGCCGGCGGCGGTGCCGGCCAGGTCGTCCAGATACCGCTTGTTGGCGAGAAAACCGACCGTTTCGGGCCCTGCGGAGTTCAACGTCCCGACGTCTGTCACACGTTTTTCAAGCGCCCTCGAATCCGATACCTCGCAACCGGTAATTTCTGCGATTTCGCGAAGCGTGTAAGGACCGCCGTGAGTGAAAAAACGTGGATCTGCCACAGAATGTCGCTGCCTCTTATTGAGCGGGGACGCTGAATTCTACTGTCGGCAGCTTCTGATCCAGGCGCTTGATCACGGTCTCGGTAATGTTGATTTCCGGAGACGCGACGACAATGGTCGGGTCAGCATTCGACTGATCGAGAATTAGGTTGTAACCCTTTTCCTCCGTGATACCGAGCAGGATGTCACGGATTTCCTTGATAATCCTGTTCTTGGCCTCAACGAGGGCACGTTCGACAGCCTGTCGACGTTCATTTGACGTCTGAACCATCTCACGGCGTTTCTGCTCGAATTCCGCCACCTTGGTTTCAAAAGCCTCCGGAGCAAGGATGGCCTGTTGCTGCTGCAGCGCCTTGGCCTCCTCTTCGAGTGCCGATTGCTGCGGCTGCAGATCCTGAAGCACCTTTTCTTGTGCGGCCTTGAGTTTTTGACTCAGGTCTTTCCAGGCTGACGCCTCGTTCTGGATGCGTTGCATCTCCACGATTGCGACCTTGACCGGCGGGATGTCCTGAGCGGCAGCGTTGACGGACATCATGGACGCGACGGCGACGAACACCGCAATAACGGTGCGCACGCTCATCGATTGCCAGGGCATATTAGAACCTCGTGCCGAAGTTGAACCGGAAGAACTCCGTTTCATCGAAGTCTTCTTTGAGAACGGCGTGTGAGAAGTCCACCCGGATCGGGCCGAATGGAGAACTCCACGTGATGCCTGTCCCCACGGACGCGCGCAGGGAAGGCTCATCCTGGATCCCGCTGCCTTTCTCATCAACCTCGGTCAGGTAACCGACATCGGTGAACAGCGCGCCGGACAGCCCGAATTCTTCGGGAAGACCGAGCGGGAAGATGAATTCCACCGACCCGTTCGCCATGCGCTCCCCACCCAGGGAATCGCCGCTGGCGGAGTCGCGGGGACCGGCGCCGGCAAATTCAAAGCCGCGCAGATTGTCGCCTCCCAGGAAGAAGCGATCGTTGATCCGAACATCGTCGCCAAGACCGACCAGTGATCCGACCTCTGCGCCGGTGACAAGGCGCATATCGTCGGTGATCGGAATATACCAGGAGCCGCGCAATGTCGTCCGCATGTACTGGACTGAACCACCCAGACCGGCGAAATCTGTGCCGAAGGCGAAAAGATAGCCGTCTGTCGGATCGATCCGGCTATTGCGTCGATCAAAGGTCAGAGTCTGACCGACCAACGAGACAAACTTCGAACCTTCCTCTTCCTTGATGAAGCGGTTGGCGGAGGAGTCGATATTCTCGATCGTTTCCTCGGCAAACCTGTACCGGAGTTGCTGACGCCAGTCTTCATTCAAATCGTAGCCGAGGCGAAGCCCGAAACCGGTTTCCCGACTGTCGTAGGACGCAACATCCTGGTTGTCCCGAACGATGTGGAACAAATCCACACCGGCGGACAGATCGCGATCCAGAAAATACGGTTCAGTGAAGGCGAAATCGACCATCTGACGGCGCTGAGACAAGGTCGTACCGAGGCGCAAATCCTGGCCGCGACCAAGAAGGTTGCGCTCACGAATGGTCAGTTCACCCAACGCGCCATCCGTGCTCGAGAAGCCCGCCCCGATCGAGAGTTCCCCGGTGGACTGTTCTTCGACGTCAACCTGAACCACGGTCTTGTCCGGATCGGAACCCGGAACGTTGGTGACTTCGACATTGGAGAAGAAACCGAGATCGCTGATGCGCTGACGTGAACGGCGCAGCTTGGTTGCGTTGAACGCGTCGCCTTCGACGAGCAGGAATTCGCGGCGAACGACTTCGTCGAGCGTGCGAACGTTGCCGCGGATGTCGATGCGCTCGACATAGACCCGCGGCGCCTCCTGAACCTCGAACGTGATGTTGATCGTGCGGTTTTCCTTGTCGCGATCGACGATCGGACGCACATCAACGAAGGCATAGCCCAGATCGCCAACCGCATTGGTGATCGACACGATCGTGTCATCCACCGCATCGGCATTATACCAGTCGCCGGTCTCGAGCCCGATGGCATCCTTGAGCGGTTCCGGATCAATATCCGGAATCTTGGACGTCAGATCGAACGCACCGAACTGATAGCGCTCCCCTTCCTCGACCGTGAAGGTAATGAAGAACGCCTCCTGGTCTTCCGTCAGCTCTGCCACGGCCGAGATCACGCGGAAATCAGCAAAACCGTTGGCGAGATAGTAGCGCCGCAGCAATTCGCGATCGAAGGTCAGTTTGTCCGGATCATAGGTATCGGCGTTGGAAAGAAAGCGATACCAGCGAGACTCCTTGGTCGCCAACTCTTCCCGAAGGGCGCTGTCCGAGAAGTAGTCGTTCCCGATGAAGCTGATCTTCTCGATACCGGTGACGGGGCCTTCTGAAATCTCAAAGACCAGGTCGACGCGGTTCTGTTCAAGCTGGATTACCTTCGGTTCCACCCGCGCTGCGAATCGGCCGCTGCGGCGATACAGATCGAGAATGCGCTGCACATCGTTCTGGACGCGCGTCCGGGTGTAGACGACACGGGGACGAAGCTGCGTTTCCGTCTCCAGCGTTTCGTCATCGATGCGCCGGTTCCCTTCATAGGCGATCCGGTTGATGATCGGGTTTTCAACCACTCGAATGGCCAGCGTGCCGCCCGTCATCTGCATGGTGACATCGGCAAACAGGCCTGTCGCGAACAAGGTCTTCAGAATCTCGTTCACGCCCTGGGCGTCGATCTTGTCACCTTCGCGAACCCCGATATAGGACAGGATCGTCGCACGCTCGATACGCTGCGCGCCTTCGATGGAAATCTGACTGATCGTTGGGGCGTTCGGGTCGACCCGCGGCTGCGAATCCCCTTGCTGACCGGGGGTGGTGCCCTGTGGTTGAGGGGCGACAATGGGCGGAACGGTCTGAGCCGAAACAGCGCCGGAAGTCAGCAGCAATACGCCTGCGACCGCCACCAAACACGATACATTTCTCGGGAAGATCGCCACCAAAACCGCCCTCTTCGTCCCACAAACCGCGAATCATCAATCGAGCCGGATCCGAACAGCGCCCGGAAACCGGCTCAGTGATACCTTATCGTTGCAACGGATTAAACCCGAAAATACCGCGCGAATCAATTCTCTAAGAACGGATTCACTCTGTTCTCACTTGGGGCGGTTTCAAAAGTAACCGAGCAGATCGTTTCCAGTGACGACAATCATCACAAAGAGCAGCAACGCGAGCCCGCCGCGGAGCAGATATTCCTGCGTTCGCTCGTTCAGAGGGCGTCCTCGCAAGGCCTCGATGGCATAGAAGAACAGATGCCCCCCATCGAGCATGGGAACAGGCAGCAGGTTCAACAGTCCAAGGTTGATGGACAAGACCCCCATGAAGACGATCAGGTCGAGCGCCCCCCGTTGCGCCACCTGATTCGACAGATCGACGATCTTTACCGGCCCGCCCATATCATCGAGGCTTCGGGAACCGGTAATGATCTCGCCAATGGCCGTAAGGGTCAGAACGCTGTAATCCCAGGTCCGTTCTGTCGCCATGGCAAGGGATTCGAGAGGACCGAATGTAACCACCTGAAAAGGTGCATGAATCCCGATCAGATACGTGCCCGTCTCCGGATTCTGCCGCGGCGTGATCCGCTTGGTCGAGACCAATCCGTCCCGTTCCACCTTGAGGATCAGTTCGCGCCCGTCACTCGACTGCACCTCGCGAACCAGGGTTTCCCAGTCGGGAACGCTGCGGCCATCGATGGAGAGGATGCGATCCCCCTCCTCAAGCCCTGCTTCAGCAGCTGCACTTTCGGGCACGATGGCACCGACACCATAGGCCGCGAAGTCACGTGTTTCCCGAACACCGGCCGCGCCGAAAAGAACGGCCAGAATGGCAATCGCGAAAAGGAAATTCATGGCCGGGCCGGCAAAAACGATGGCAGCCCGCTGGGCCAGGGGCTTGTGATCGAAGGACACCGCCTTCTCTTCTTCACTGATCGCGCGTCCGGTATCGCCCTGAACATCTTCCATGCTGTGTTCGCCAAACATGCGAACATATCCCCCGAGCGGGATCATGCTGAATTTCCAACGTGTTCCGGATTTATCCGTCCAGCCGAACAGCTCCCGACCGAAGCCGATGGAAAACACCTCGATCCGCACGCCGCACCACCGCGCCACCAGGTAATGGCCCATCTCATGGATGTAGACCAGAATGCAGAAGATGATGATGGCGTTGAAATGGCCCACGCCGCCGATCAGAGAATCCATACGCTACCTTTCCAAATCCGGCTATTCCGCAGCGACGGCCACGTGCTCCCGGGCTTTCGCGCGCGCTTCGATTTCAAGATCGAAGACGTCTTCCAGTGTATCGAGGGGGCGCGGCGCAATGGCGCTCAGCGTTGCCTCCACCGTCCGGGGGATATCGGCAAAGCCACAGCGTCCCCCGAGAAAGGCCGCTACGGCCTCCTCATTCGCGGCATTCATGATAGTTGGTGCATATGCGCCGGCTTGCAAGGCCTCCCGAGCCAGTCGCAGCGACGGGAATCGCCGTTCATCCGGCGGCTCGAAGTCAAGGCGCGCCAATTTGAGAAAATCCAGCCGCTCCGACGGACTGGACATTCGGCCTGGCCAGGCAAGGGTGTTCGCGATCGGCGTGCGCATGTCCGGCGGCCCGAGTTGGGCTAGAACCGAGCCGTCCGCGTATTCCACCATGCTGTGGATGATGGATTGTGGATGCACAACGATCTCTATGCGGTCCTCCGGCATATCGAAAAGGTAATGCGCTTCAATCAGTTCCAGCCCCTTGTTCATCATGCTGGCGGAATCGACGGAGATCTTTGCGCCCATGCTCCAGTTCGGGTGTGCTACCGCCTGTGCCGGGGTGGCCGCCGCCATTCCGGCGGTATCCCACGTCCGGAACGGTCCCCCGGATGCCGTCAGAATCAGGCGCGTGATCGCGGCGCGGTTGCCGGATTCGAATACCTGAAAAATCGCGTTGTGTTCGGAATCGACCGGCAACAGCGTCGCCGCATGAGCAGCCACTTCCCGCATCATCAGCCGGCCGGCGGAAACCAGACATTCCTTGTTCGCGAACGCCACGCAGGTCCCTGTCCGAACCGCCGCCAGTGTCGGCCGCAGACCGACGGACCCTACGATCCCCGCCATGACATAGTCGGCGGGACGTTCGGCCAGTTCGGCGATGGCCGCCTCCCCTGCCAGGGGCTCAGTTGCCGTGCCGGTCAGGGCCTGTTTCAGGTCGTCATACAGGGCCGGATCGGCAATCGCGGCACAATCGGCATTGAATTCCCGCGCCAGCCGCGCGAGATCGGCAACATTTCGGTGTGCCGTCAATCCGACAACATCGAATGCGGTCGGATCCTGTCGTACAAGATCCAGAGTGCTTTGGCCGATAGAGCCGGTGGCTCCAAGGATGGTGACGCGTTTTGGTGCGGTCATCCGCCGATCGCTCCGGTTTCATGAAGCAACAGCCACGGACCGAGGCCCAGGACTGCGGCTCCCATGAAGCCGTCAAACCGGTCCAGCAACCCGCCGTGGCCGGGGATCAGTCTACCAGAATCCTTTTGTCCCGCACGTCGCTTCAGCCAGGATTCGACCAGATCGCCAATCTGTGAACAGACGGAGAGGATGGTAAGCATGACCAACGTGTCGATCAGCGGGGCCTGCAAGCCGTTCTGCCGAAATGCCCAGACGGTTGCCGTTCCGGCCGCGACCGCGATTGCCACACCGCCGATCGCGCCGGACCATGTCTTGTTGGGGCTGACCTTGGGCGCAAGCTTCGGGCCGCCAAGTGCCCGGCCAACGAAATAGGCCCCGATATCGGTACCGATCACGGCCGGGACCAGCAGGATCAGTGGCGGGATCGTATAAAACTCAGACCGCAACTCCGCCAGAACGATCACCAGACATCCGATGCAGACCGATGCGGCGGCGACCATGCCAAAGGGAAAGGCCCTTTTGCGCGTGGCCGCACTCCAGGCAAAGATCAATGTCCCCCCCATCAGGCACAGGGAAATCCAGACTGGAAAGCCACCATTCGGCAGGGCCGGCATCAGGGCCAGGAAAGCGGCGCCCGTCAGTGCCGTTGCCGTCAGACGCCGCAGCCTGCCGCGAACGCCGGTAAGGTTCAGAGCCTCCCAGATCATGCCGCAGGCCAGCAACCCGATGAACACAACGAAATAGGAGCCGCCGAGATAGAGCTCCGCCACCGCTATTGCGATCAGCACTGAGCCGGAGGCGGCCCGAATCTTCAGGTCGGAAGGAAGGACAGTCTTGCCGCCGGCCGCATCGGAAGTCATGCGTAGCTCGCCGTCGCGCCGAAGCGTCGGTCCCGGCGGCGGAAGTCCTCGATAGCCGCGGAAAGCTCGGCTTCGTCAAAATCCGGCCAATAGACGTCAGTGTAGTAGAATTCGGTATAGGCACATTGCCAGAGCAGGAAATTGCTGATGCGTTTTTCCCCGCTTGTCCGGATCAATAGATCCGGGTCAGGCAGTCCGACGGACCAAAGGTAGCTTTCGAACAGCTTCTCATCGATTGCCGCCGGTTCCAGAAGGCCAAGGCGGGCCGATTCCGCGATACGGCGTGCCGCATCCGCAATTTCCGCCCGACCGCCGTAAGACAGGGCCAGAGACAGTGTTAGATGCGTGTTTTCAGCCGTCATCTGCTCGGCATCCTGAACCAGGGCCTGAATGTCCTTGTCCAGGCGATTGCGTTCGCCGATCACCTTGAACCGAACATTCTTGCGGTGCAGTTCGGCAATCTCGGATTTGAGATAGCGCCGCAACAGGCCCATCAGATCGCTGACTTCCTCCTCCGGACGACGCCAGTTCTCCGACGAGAAACTGAAAAGAGTCAGGTATTCAATCCCCAGGCGCCCGGCTGACTCGACAACCTTGCGCACGGATTCGGCGCCCTGCCTGTGGCCAGCAACACGCGGCAGGCCGCGGCGTTTCGCCCAGCGGCCGTTGCCGTCCATGATTATGGCCACGTGTTTCGGCGGCGAAATGTCGGTGGAGGATTCGGTCATAACGGAATCGACGATCGTCCCGGCGCCCCGGTCAGACCTGCATGATGTCCTTTTCTTTCTCTGCCAGCGCAGCGTCGACCTTTGCGACATATTCATCGGTCAACTTCTGGATATCGTCCTGGCCACGGTGCAGCTCGTCCTGGCCGATCTCACCGTCCTTCTCCTGACGCTTCAGCGTATCCATGCCATCCCGTCGGATGTTGCGAACGGCGATGCGGGCGTGTTCAGCGTATTTACCGG of Alphaproteobacteria bacterium contains these proteins:
- the lpxI gene encoding UDP-2,3-diacylglucosamine diphosphatase LpxI (LpxI, functionally equivalent to LpxH, replaces it in LPS biosynthesis in a minority of bacteria.), producing MSSIERLGVIAGSGKLPLEIAEAAAENGIKVHVFVLRDQGDSTLFEDRFPTFMIRLGAAAEAISLVREQKVQDIVFAGGVRRPSFKELSLDATAAKILGKGLFRLGDDGLLRSVIRYLEEHEGFRVHAVDEFLNSHKPRAGQIGDVALPDHADADIRRGIDVLDALAPQDVGQATVIQNGLVLGIEAIEGTAALLARCGPLRRDCDGPVLVKMSKPEQTGRADLPTIGPDTIDQAQEAGLSGIAIEAERSLIVSRDETIRRANAAGLFLVAVTRDSPK
- the lpxA gene encoding acyl-ACP--UDP-N-acetylglucosamine O-acyltransferase is translated as MAEIHPTSVVDPRATLADSVSIGPFCTVGPDVELGENVVLRSHVVIDGDTSIGEGTEIFPFASLGLAPQDLKYRGEKTRLEIGARTKIREYVTMNPGTEGGGALTRVGNDCLFMVGSHVAHDCMVGNHVILANNATLAGHVTLGDFAIVGGLSAVHQFVRIGPHAMIGGMSGVEHDVIPYGSVMGDRASLCGLNIVGLKRRGFDKETIHRMRSAYRMLFADEGTIKERVDDVSEVFGEEEAVHQILEFVRAQSSRGLTQPRSLGSGE
- the fabZ gene encoding 3-hydroxyacyl-ACP dehydratase FabZ, whose translation is MSETQEDYTKNIDIMRVMDRIPHRFPFLMIDKVREVIPFESAVGIKCVSMGEPHFQGHFPGKPVMPGVLIIESMAQTAGVMVVTSLGPESEGKLVYFMSVEEAKFRRPVEPGDYMEVHVTKKQNRGQVWKFRGEAFVDGKLCAEATFAAMIRDRP
- the lpxD gene encoding UDP-3-O-(3-hydroxymyristoyl)glucosamine N-acyltransferase, with amino-acid sequence MADPRFFTHGGPYTLREIAEITGCEVSDSRALEKRVTDVGTLNSAGPETVGFLANKRYLDDLAGTAAGAVLIQPQYASRLPDGCVGLVHRDPYYAFAQVSQLFYPEPSPEPAIHETAAISDSATLGRDLRIDAGAVVGDNVVLGDGVWLGPNAVIDRGVVIGKGTWIGANAYVGYADLGDHNRIHPGVRIGTRGFGFAMSPQGHLDIPQLGTVKIGSYVEIGANSTVDRGMGPDTVIGDGCKIDNLVQIGHNVRLGRGCVVAAQVGIAGSTVLQDFVACGAQSGIAGHLTMHSGAQIAAKAGVIRDVEPGNRVGGLPAVPVRQWLRQHAVLSKAAATGKVDKD
- a CDS encoding OmpH family outer membrane protein, yielding MPWQSMSVRTVIAVFVAVASMMSVNAAAQDIPPVKVAIVEMQRIQNEASAWKDLSQKLKAAQEKVLQDLQPQQSALEEEAKALQQQQAILAPEAFETKVAEFEQKRREMVQTSNERRQAVERALVEAKNRIIKEIRDILLGITEEKGYNLILDQSNADPTIVVASPEINITETVIKRLDQKLPTVEFSVPAQ
- the bamA gene encoding outer membrane protein assembly factor BamA, with translation MAVAGVLLLTSGAVSAQTVPPIVAPQPQGTTPGQQGDSQPRVDPNAPTISQISIEGAQRIERATILSYIGVREGDKIDAQGVNEILKTLFATGLFADVTMQMTGGTLAIRVVENPIINRIAYEGNRRIDDETLETETQLRPRVVYTRTRVQNDVQRILDLYRRSGRFAARVEPKVIQLEQNRVDLVFEISEGPVTGIEKISFIGNDYFSDSALREELATKESRWYRFLSNADTYDPDKLTFDRELLRRYYLANGFADFRVISAVAELTEDQEAFFITFTVEEGERYQFGAFDLTSKIPDIDPEPLKDAIGLETGDWYNADAVDDTIVSITNAVGDLGYAFVDVRPIVDRDKENRTINITFEVQEAPRVYVERIDIRGNVRTLDEVVRREFLLVEGDAFNATKLRRSRQRISDLGFFSNVEVTNVPGSDPDKTVVQVDVEEQSTGELSIGAGFSSTDGALGELTIRERNLLGRGQDLRLGTTLSQRRQMVDFAFTEPYFLDRDLSAGVDLFHIVRDNQDVASYDSRETGFGLRLGYDLNEDWRQQLRYRFAEETIENIDSSANRFIKEEEGSKFVSLVGQTLTFDRRNSRIDPTDGYLFAFGTDFAGLGGSVQYMRTTLRGSWYIPITDDMRLVTGAEVGSLVGLGDDVRINDRFFLGGDNLRGFEFAGAGPRDSASGDSLGGERMANGSVEFIFPLGLPEEFGLSGALFTDVGYLTEVDEKGSGIQDEPSLRASVGTGITWSSPFGPIRVDFSHAVLKEDFDETEFFRFNFGTRF
- the rseP gene encoding RIP metalloprotease RseP, which translates into the protein MDSLIGGVGHFNAIIIFCILVYIHEMGHYLVARWCGVRIEVFSIGFGRELFGWTDKSGTRWKFSMIPLGGYVRMFGEHSMEDVQGDTGRAISEEEKAVSFDHKPLAQRAAIVFAGPAMNFLFAIAILAVLFGAAGVRETRDFAAYGVGAIVPESAAAEAGLEEGDRILSIDGRSVPDWETLVREVQSSDGRELILKVERDGLVSTKRITPRQNPETGTYLIGIHAPFQVVTFGPLESLAMATERTWDYSVLTLTAIGEIITGSRSLDDMGGPVKIVDLSNQVAQRGALDLIVFMGVLSINLGLLNLLPVPMLDGGHLFFYAIEALRGRPLNERTQEYLLRGGLALLLFVMIVVTGNDLLGYF
- the dxr gene encoding 1-deoxy-D-xylulose-5-phosphate reductoisomerase, with the protein product MTAPKRVTILGATGSIGQSTLDLVRQDPTAFDVVGLTAHRNVADLARLAREFNADCAAIADPALYDDLKQALTGTATEPLAGEAAIAELAERPADYVMAGIVGSVGLRPTLAAVRTGTCVAFANKECLVSAGRLMMREVAAHAATLLPVDSEHNAIFQVFESGNRAAITRLILTASGGPFRTWDTAGMAAATPAQAVAHPNWSMGAKISVDSASMMNKGLELIEAHYLFDMPEDRIEIVVHPQSIIHSMVEYADGSVLAQLGPPDMRTPIANTLAWPGRMSSPSERLDFLKLARLDFEPPDERRFPSLRLAREALQAGAYAPTIMNAANEEAVAAFLGGRCGFADIPRTVEATLSAIAPRPLDTLEDVFDLEIEARAKAREHVAVAAE
- a CDS encoding phosphatidate cytidylyltransferase, yielding MTSDAAGGKTVLPSDLKIRAASGSVLIAIAVAELYLGGSYFVVFIGLLACGMIWEALNLTGVRGRLRRLTATALTGAAFLALMPALPNGGFPVWISLCLMGGTLIFAWSAATRKRAFPFGMVAAASVCIGCLVIVLAELRSEFYTIPPLILLVPAVIGTDIGAYFVGRALGGPKLAPKVSPNKTWSGAIGGVAIAVAAGTATVWAFRQNGLQAPLIDTLVMLTILSVCSQIGDLVESWLKRRAGQKDSGRLIPGHGGLLDRFDGFMGAAVLGLGPWLLLHETGAIGG
- a CDS encoding isoprenyl transferase, coding for MTESSTDISPPKHVAIIMDGNGRWAKRRGLPRVAGHRQGAESVRKVVESAGRLGIEYLTLFSFSSENWRRPEEEVSDLMGLLRRYLKSEIAELHRKNVRFKVIGERNRLDKDIQALVQDAEQMTAENTHLTLSLALSYGGRAEIADAARRIAESARLGLLEPAAIDEKLFESYLWSVGLPDPDLLIRTSGEKRISNFLLWQCAYTEFYYTDVYWPDFDEAELSAAIEDFRRRDRRFGATASYA